One bacterium DNA window includes the following coding sequences:
- a CDS encoding thioesterase family protein → MDWKTQIRIPVRFADVDLMGHVNNAKYVTYLEESRVAYFRAFPELDFTKSDYVLENSVIVASLKLDYRSPAYLNETLLIGLGATELRRSSFTLEYTVEEEKTHRLVANASTVMVYFDYKAQKSLEIPPTLRKRFEEIEKRKF, encoded by the coding sequence ATGGACTGGAAAACCCAAATCCGCATTCCTGTACGTTTCGCCGACGTCGACTTGATGGGTCACGTCAACAACGCCAAGTACGTCACTTACCTGGAGGAGTCGCGGGTGGCCTATTTCCGGGCTTTCCCCGAGCTCGACTTCACCAAGTCCGACTATGTGCTGGAAAACAGCGTCATCGTAGCCTCGCTCAAGCTGGACTACCGATCGCCGGCCTATCTCAATGAAACTCTGCTCATCGGATTGGGCGCCACCGAGCTGCGGCGCTCCAGCTTCACCTTGGAATACACGGTCGAAGAGGAAAAAACCCACCGGCTGGTCGCCAACGCCAGCACGGTCATGGTGTATTTCGATTACAAGGCCCAGAAGAGCCTCGAGATCCCGCCAACGCTGCGCAAACGCTTCGAAGAAATCGAAAAAAGAAAGTTCTAG
- the greA gene encoding transcription elongation factor GreA, with translation MRAPVPTTPEGLAKLKEELKRLKTVDKIENIKDIETARAHGDLSENAEYAAAKERQSHIAGRISELEALIANAQVIDPSTLDHDKVVFGATVRLSDTDSGEELTYQIVGVHESDVKGGRISVESPLAKSLIGKSVDDLVKLTTARGVREFEVLEISYK, from the coding sequence ATGCGCGCACCCGTCCCCACCACTCCCGAGGGTTTGGCCAAGCTGAAGGAAGAGCTGAAGCGGCTCAAGACCGTCGACAAGATCGAGAACATCAAGGACATCGAGACCGCCCGGGCTCACGGCGACCTCTCGGAGAACGCCGAGTATGCCGCCGCCAAGGAACGGCAATCCCACATCGCCGGCCGGATCTCGGAGCTGGAGGCACTGATCGCCAACGCCCAAGTCATCGACCCTTCCACGCTCGACCACGACAAGGTGGTTTTTGGCGCCACCGTCCGCCTGAGTGACACCGACAGCGGCGAAGAGCTGACTTACCAAATCGTCGGGGTTCACGAGTCCGACGTCAAAGGCGGAAGGATCTCGGTCGAATCGCCCTTGGCCAAATCGCTGATCGGGAAGTCGGTCGACGATCTGGTGAAGCTCACCACCGCCCGTGGCGTGCGGGAGTTCGAGGTCCTCGAAATTAGCTACAAGTAG